A genomic segment from Candidatus Zixiibacteriota bacterium encodes:
- a CDS encoding rod shape-determining protein, giving the protein MGVFDSLSNDIGIDLGTANTLVYVRGQGIVLNEPSVVAVEKTSGRVLAIGSAAKEMTGRTPGGIAAIRPLKDGVIADFEISEKLIADFIRRVVKHKFLMKPRVVVSVPSGITEVEKRAVRDSAENAGAREVYLIQEPMAAAIGVGLPVEQPSGSMIIDIGGGTSEIAVIALNGIVNDTSIRVAGDELNDAIIMYLKKNYNLLIGELTAEEIKIRIGSAFPLDKELSMEIKGRDLVAGVPKNLKLSSVQVREALSETIDIIVEAVRQALERTPPELASDILERGIILTGGGALLRGLDKRLRQETNLPVNVAEDPLTCVVRGTGKVLTDFTSYAKVLEKSRKD; this is encoded by the coding sequence TTGGGAGTCTTCGACTCACTTTCCAATGACATCGGAATCGATCTCGGAACCGCCAACACTCTGGTTTATGTTCGAGGACAGGGAATCGTCCTGAATGAACCCTCTGTCGTCGCGGTCGAAAAAACCAGCGGCAGAGTTCTCGCCATTGGCTCAGCCGCGAAAGAGATGACCGGACGCACTCCCGGCGGAATCGCTGCCATCCGACCGCTCAAAGATGGCGTCATCGCTGATTTCGAAATCTCCGAAAAACTCATCGCCGACTTTATCAGGCGAGTCGTTAAACACAAATTCCTCATGAAACCGCGAGTGGTCGTGTCAGTACCATCCGGTATTACCGAGGTCGAAAAAAGGGCCGTTCGCGACTCCGCCGAAAACGCCGGCGCGCGCGAAGTTTACCTGATTCAGGAACCAATGGCGGCCGCAATCGGTGTCGGCCTGCCCGTCGAACAACCTTCCGGCAGCATGATCATCGACATTGGCGGCGGGACCTCGGAAATCGCTGTCATCGCCCTCAATGGCATCGTCAACGATACCTCGATTCGCGTCGCCGGTGATGAACTCAACGACGCTATCATCATGTATCTGAAAAAGAATTATAATCTGCTCATCGGTGAACTCACCGCCGAAGAGATCAAAATAAGAATCGGCTCGGCGTTTCCTCTCGATAAAGAACTCTCGATGGAAATCAAAGGACGCGATCTCGTCGCCGGCGTGCCGAAGAATCTCAAACTCTCATCGGTGCAGGTCAGGGAAGCGTTGTCCGAGACGATTGATATAATTGTCGAAGCGGTGAGGCAGGCGCTCGAAAGAACCCCGCCTGAACTCGCTTCCGATATCCTCGAGCGCGGAATAATCCTGACCGGCGGCGGCGCGCTGCTGCGCGGCCTTGACAAACGCCTCCGTCAGGAAACCAATCTGCCGGTAAACGTGGCCGAAGATCCGCTGACCTGCGTGGTCAGGGGGACCGGTAAAGTCCTGACCGATTTCACCTCATACGCCAAGGTTTTAGAGAAGAGCCGCAAGGATTAA
- a CDS encoding sigma-54 dependent transcriptional regulator encodes MLSRVVVLADSQSSVSQQIDWQQIGIVVHEIPELYQTVREKQIDIVLVDDARGTFKYPVAARIRRYNGLTEIWHVVADSHDIEPEDDFIDGHISADLGQEGIIKKVKQILYQKELLSNFKIIGRSAKMKIVAETIDRIAPTDVPVMIVGPSGSGKELVARAIHDNSERSEKPFVAINCGAIAEGVLESELFGHEKGAFTGSVSKREGLFHKADGGTIFLDEIGETKPDMQVKLLRVLEDGTYYPVGSSAAQRADVRVVSATNRDLTEAISERAFREDLYFRIGVVKVVLPPLFERTCDIYPLLQHFSRGYPKLSYSDAAIELLVKYDWPGNVRQLKNFADRMGALKKGGMVEVEDVERFIEEQYSTALNLPVTTGKTVEEAGHELIYHAILSMGNEIRMLRDLITSHLPSETPPGDYSSDAAEATRGMNMEQMEKMMIEQILDETKGNRKETARRLGIGERTLYRKLKKYGLS; translated from the coding sequence ATGTTATCCAGAGTTGTTGTTTTAGCAGATTCCCAGTCATCGGTCAGTCAACAAATCGACTGGCAACAAATCGGCATCGTCGTTCACGAAATCCCCGAACTGTATCAGACCGTCAGGGAGAAACAGATCGATATCGTACTTGTCGATGACGCCCGCGGCACTTTCAAGTACCCCGTGGCGGCTCGCATACGGCGTTACAACGGCCTGACCGAAATCTGGCATGTCGTGGCGGACAGCCATGATATCGAACCGGAGGATGATTTTATCGATGGTCACATCTCGGCGGACCTCGGCCAGGAAGGCATAATCAAGAAAGTAAAGCAGATCCTCTATCAGAAAGAGTTGCTGAGCAATTTCAAAATCATCGGCCGGTCGGCCAAGATGAAAATCGTCGCCGAAACTATCGACCGTATCGCGCCCACCGATGTTCCCGTGATGATTGTCGGACCATCAGGCTCCGGCAAGGAACTGGTGGCGCGCGCTATCCACGATAACTCCGAACGCAGCGAAAAACCGTTTGTCGCTATCAACTGCGGAGCTATCGCCGAAGGAGTGCTCGAGTCCGAACTGTTCGGCCACGAAAAAGGGGCTTTCACCGGTTCGGTATCCAAACGTGAGGGGCTGTTTCACAAGGCCGATGGCGGCACGATTTTCCTCGATGAAATCGGCGAAACCAAACCCGACATGCAAGTCAAGCTGCTTCGGGTGCTCGAAGACGGCACTTACTACCCGGTCGGATCGTCGGCAGCGCAGCGCGCCGATGTTCGCGTCGTCTCCGCCACCAACCGCGATCTCACCGAGGCTATCAGCGAGCGGGCCTTCCGCGAAGACTTATATTTCCGAATCGGCGTGGTCAAAGTTGTCCTGCCGCCGCTGTTCGAGCGCACCTGCGATATCTATCCGCTGCTTCAGCATTTCTCGCGCGGCTACCCTAAGCTGAGTTATTCCGATGCCGCTATCGAACTGCTGGTCAAGTATGACTGGCCGGGCAATGTTCGCCAGCTCAAAAATTTCGCCGACCGGATGGGCGCGCTCAAGAAAGGCGGGATGGTCGAGGTTGAGGATGTTGAGCGCTTTATCGAAGAGCAGTACAGCACCGCGCTGAATCTACCAGTTACCACCGGCAAGACTGTCGAAGAGGCCGGTCACGAGCTTATCTATCACGCCATCCTGTCTATGGGCAACGAAATCCGGATGCTCCGCGATTTGATCACATCGCATCTTCCGTCGGAAACGCCGCCCGGGGATTATTCTTCCGATGCCGCCGAGGCCACCAGGGGGATGAACATGGAGCAGATGGAGAAGATGATGATTGAGCAGATCCTCGACGAGACCAAGGGCAACCGCAAGGAGACCGCCCGCCGCCTCGGTATCGGCGAGCGAACATTGTATCGCAAGTTGAAGAAGTACGGGCTGAGCTAG
- a CDS encoding sigma-70 family RNA polymerase sigma factor, giving the protein MNKIDTERISRLVELARLGERKAFSEIVRIMMNPVIALTYKMTRDKDSAMDLAQDTFVAAWQNLDSFKGDSKFESWIYRIATNKAINFVKRESRSAGDEALQAISAVDDPGRDLQRKELRERILAFMGQLPAQQRKIFELRFYKELPFDEVANVSGRAVGTVKTLYREAVKKLRQVAVSEGWSQ; this is encoded by the coding sequence ATGAACAAGATAGACACCGAACGAATAAGCAGACTGGTGGAGCTGGCCCGGCTCGGTGAACGCAAGGCCTTCTCCGAAATTGTAAGGATTATGATGAATCCCGTGATTGCTCTGACATACAAGATGACTCGCGACAAAGACAGCGCCATGGATCTTGCCCAGGACACTTTTGTCGCCGCCTGGCAGAACCTCGACAGCTTCAAGGGCGACTCCAAATTCGAAAGCTGGATCTACCGCATCGCCACTAACAAAGCAATCAACTTCGTTAAAAGAGAGAGTCGGTCGGCGGGCGATGAAGCTCTGCAGGCGATCTCGGCGGTCGATGACCCCGGACGCGATCTGCAGCGCAAAGAACTCCGCGAACGAATCCTGGCTTTCATGGGACAACTGCCGGCGCAACAAAGAAAAATATTCGAACTTCGGTTTTATAAAGAACTTCCCTTTGACGAGGTCGCAAACGTCAGCGGCCGCGCCGTGGGAACCGTTAAAACACTCTATCGCGAGGCTGTCAAAAAGCTTCGCCAGGTGGCCGTTAGCGAAGGATGGAGTCAATGA
- a CDS encoding deoxyguanosinetriphosphate triphosphohydrolase — protein sequence MAGLTRKDIETREQQMLAPYAALSSRSRGRAYPLDEHPLRTAFQRDRDRIIHSSAFRRMEYKTQVFIPHDRDHFRTRLTHTIEVAQISRTMARILRLNEDLAEAIALVHDLGHTPFGHSGEDVLNDLLKDNGGFNHNRQSLRVVDILEQRYDEHPGLNLTYEVREGIVKHETKVQIRLPEFNPQEKPTLEASLVDIADEIAYNAHDIDDGLSSGILTFEDLDRTVFMDQLGLKQTLAKASPSDDKSRYALVRRLLDLMVTDVANETQRRIDRNSIGSLSDVRSAKEKLCAYSESTARTVSELKDFLNRSLYKHSNLVGMSEWARKIIECIFARIKGETTLMPPRFQEMLLTEDAEIVIADYIAGMTDRFAIKMYEELC from the coding sequence ATGGCCGGCCTGACCAGAAAAGATATCGAAACCAGAGAGCAGCAGATGCTGGCTCCCTACGCCGCGTTGTCATCGCGTTCACGCGGGCGGGCCTATCCGCTCGACGAACACCCCCTGCGCACGGCATTCCAGCGCGACCGCGACCGGATTATCCATTCCTCCGCCTTCCGCCGCATGGAATACAAAACGCAGGTGTTTATTCCGCACGACCGGGATCATTTCCGCACCCGCCTGACACACACTATCGAGGTCGCGCAGATTAGCCGCACGATGGCGCGCATTCTTCGTTTGAACGAAGACCTCGCCGAGGCTATCGCGCTGGTGCACGATCTGGGGCACACCCCTTTCGGGCATTCGGGCGAGGATGTCCTCAATGACCTGCTGAAAGACAACGGCGGGTTCAACCACAACCGTCAGTCGCTTCGAGTAGTCGATATTCTCGAACAACGCTACGATGAACATCCCGGACTGAATCTTACTTATGAGGTCCGCGAGGGGATTGTCAAGCACGAGACCAAAGTGCAGATAAGGCTCCCCGAATTCAACCCGCAGGAGAAGCCCACGCTGGAGGCATCGCTGGTGGATATCGCCGATGAAATCGCCTACAACGCGCACGATATCGATGACGGGTTGTCATCGGGGATTCTCACGTTCGAGGACCTCGATCGTACCGTGTTTATGGACCAGCTCGGCCTGAAACAAACGCTCGCGAAAGCATCACCATCCGATGACAAGAGCCGCTATGCGCTGGTCCGGAGACTTCTGGATTTGATGGTCACCGATGTCGCCAATGAGACGCAGCGGCGCATTGATCGCAACAGCATTGGCAGTTTGTCCGATGTTCGTTCGGCCAAAGAGAAGTTGTGCGCCTACTCTGAGTCGACCGCAAGGACCGTGTCCGAACTGAAAGATTTTCTCAATCGCAGTTTGTACAAGCACTCCAATCTGGTGGGGATGTCCGAGTGGGCGCGCAAGATAATCGAGTGCATTTTCGCGAGAATCAAAGGGGAGACAACGCTTATGCCGCCGCGTTTTCAGGAGATGCTTCTCACCGAGGACGCCGAGATTGTCATCGCGGATTATATCGCCGGCATGACCGACCGCTTCGCCATCAAAATGTACGAAGAGCTGTGCTGA
- a CDS encoding sodium ion-translocating decarboxylase subunit beta, whose amino-acid sequence MNAILELAQQSGFAHLSWSNWVMFAVAGTLIYLAIVKYYEPLLLIPIGFGTILANLPLADMGSYGEGIMALIYNSGIRTELLPPVIFLGIGVLIDFRPLLARPLTFLLGAAAQLGIFVAALGAAYLLGFDPKEAACIGIIGGADGPTSIFLTSKLAPELLGPIAVAAYSYMSLVPIIQPPIMRLLTTHNERAIDMPQALPVSKTAAILFPIVTGILASLAIPSSAPLIGMLMFGNLLRECGVTERLRKTAGGSLIDIVTMFLGLAVGATMDGPHFLTYRTILILILGAVAFSFSTAGGVLFAKVLNLILPEGKKINPCIGAAGVSAVPMSARVVQRFVADSTDNKVNPLMPAMGPNVAGVIGSAVAAGVFLTLLAG is encoded by the coding sequence ATGAATGCGATTCTTGAACTGGCACAACAGTCCGGCTTCGCGCACCTTAGCTGGAGCAACTGGGTCATGTTTGCCGTCGCCGGCACCTTGATCTACCTTGCCATCGTCAAATACTATGAACCGCTGCTTCTCATTCCCATTGGTTTCGGCACCATCTTGGCCAATCTTCCGCTGGCCGATATGGGTTCTTATGGCGAAGGTATAATGGCTCTCATTTACAACAGCGGCATCAGAACCGAACTCCTTCCGCCGGTCATCTTCCTCGGTATCGGCGTGCTGATTGATTTCAGGCCCCTTCTGGCAAGGCCGCTTACTTTCTTGCTCGGTGCGGCCGCCCAGTTGGGCATCTTCGTGGCCGCTCTCGGAGCGGCTTACCTGCTCGGATTCGATCCCAAAGAAGCAGCCTGTATCGGCATTATCGGTGGCGCCGATGGGCCCACATCGATATTTCTGACAAGCAAACTGGCGCCGGAACTTCTCGGACCAATCGCGGTCGCGGCGTACAGTTACATGTCGCTGGTTCCGATTATCCAGCCGCCCATCATGCGGCTGCTCACCACCCACAACGAACGGGCGATTGATATGCCTCAGGCCCTGCCGGTCTCCAAAACGGCAGCCATCCTGTTCCCGATTGTGACCGGTATCCTGGCCTCTCTGGCCATACCGTCCAGCGCCCCGCTTATCGGGATGCTCATGTTCGGCAACCTGCTGCGGGAGTGCGGCGTGACCGAACGTCTGCGCAAAACCGCCGGCGGCTCGCTCATCGACATCGTCACCATGTTCCTCGGTCTGGCGGTGGGCGCTACCATGGATGGCCCCCATTTCCTGACTTACCGGACCATCCTGATTCTGATTCTCGGAGCGGTGGCCTTCTCGTTCAGCACGGCCGGCGGGGTGCTATTCGCCAAAGTCCTTAATCTGATTCTACCGGAAGGCAAAAAGATTAATCCGTGTATTGGCGCAGCCGGCGTTTCTGCGGTCCCAATGTCCGCCCGCGTCGTACAGCGGTTTGTGGCCGATAGCACCGACAACAAGGTCAACCCCCTGATGCCGGCGATGGGACCAAATGTGGCCGGGGTTATCGGTTCGGCAGTGGCCGCGGGCGTGTTTTTGACCCTGCTGGCCGGATAG
- the rnr gene encoding ribonuclease R, which produces MKQDTRKIIDFIRQKSAHPMKTKELAKALAIPSSEYNAFRKTIKDLIDSGELVKLKRNRLGLASELDVRVGTIVVTRGGAGFLVVEGQDEDIFIPAVRLGTALDGDTVMVRLAGIISGRQAGTVIKIVQRAKRNIVGVFHRGRNFSFVTPDNKRFHRDLYIPSNETKSAKEGEKVVAVLTAWDDPHLNPEGKITERIGFPGQPGVDMLTVIKNYDFPETFPDEVLSQAELASARLTDDDLSHRLDCTQHCVYTIDPADAKDHDDAVSVEKTVDGYRLSVHIADVSHFVEEGTALDKEAFLRGNSVYLPGMVIPMLPEILSNDVCSLKVNRKRLAHSVFIDFDKNGKMLRWTFADTIIKSQAKLSYEDVQQFFDTGEETPAVKKVASNLKTARQLALLLNKWRFAEGSLDFDLPETKIILNKKGEVIELGHKIRLESHRLVEEFMLAANRAVALEVFRKAQPFLYRVHDKPDLERINEFSHLMKRLGYNFPVSPDMKPLAFARFLDNIKDAPEEDFINELMLRSMKKAVYQRENIGHFGLAFTHYTHFTSPIRRYPDLVVHRLLRKLAGGKYPVAYARKVTTFIDSVGRHCSDTERTAESAERDAVKVKQMQFMSKHVGDHFEGTISGVTSYGFFVRLDNVAVEGMVRVSTIDDDYYHFDEKNYRMVGRRTGRTFRLGGRVKVGVTRVDTVAQEMDLFVIEEPKKAAKKTGQKKNKKEKERQPKQKQIKKKRKQ; this is translated from the coding sequence ATGAAACAAGATACCCGAAAAATAATCGACTTCATCAGGCAGAAATCGGCGCACCCGATGAAGACCAAAGAACTGGCCAAAGCCCTCGCGATACCATCGTCCGAATACAACGCCTTCAGGAAGACAATCAAAGACCTGATCGACTCCGGTGAACTGGTCAAACTAAAACGCAACCGCCTCGGTCTTGCCTCCGAGCTTGATGTCCGCGTCGGGACTATCGTGGTCACCCGCGGCGGAGCGGGCTTTCTGGTGGTCGAGGGACAAGATGAAGACATCTTCATTCCCGCCGTCAGGCTGGGTACGGCTCTCGATGGCGACACGGTGATGGTCCGTCTCGCCGGAATAATCAGCGGCCGCCAGGCCGGCACGGTGATAAAAATAGTCCAGCGCGCCAAGCGCAACATCGTCGGCGTCTTCCACCGGGGACGCAATTTCTCATTCGTGACTCCCGATAACAAACGTTTCCATCGCGATTTGTACATCCCCTCCAATGAAACGAAGAGCGCCAAAGAAGGGGAGAAGGTGGTGGCGGTTCTCACAGCCTGGGACGATCCCCATCTTAATCCCGAAGGCAAAATCACCGAGCGGATCGGATTTCCCGGCCAGCCGGGTGTCGACATGCTCACCGTGATCAAGAATTACGACTTCCCGGAAACATTCCCCGATGAAGTCCTCTCGCAGGCGGAACTGGCCTCGGCAAGACTCACCGATGATGATCTGTCCCACCGCCTTGATTGCACCCAACACTGCGTTTACACGATAGACCCGGCTGACGCGAAAGACCACGACGACGCTGTCAGTGTAGAGAAGACGGTCGATGGCTACCGTCTATCGGTTCACATCGCCGATGTCTCCCACTTTGTCGAAGAAGGTACCGCGCTCGACAAAGAAGCTTTCCTGCGCGGCAACTCGGTTTACCTGCCCGGCATGGTGATCCCCATGCTGCCGGAGATATTGTCCAACGATGTCTGCTCGCTCAAGGTTAACCGCAAGAGACTGGCGCATTCGGTCTTTATCGACTTCGATAAGAATGGCAAGATGCTCCGGTGGACCTTCGCCGATACCATCATAAAATCGCAAGCCAAGTTGAGTTATGAAGATGTTCAGCAGTTTTTTGACACCGGCGAAGAAACTCCCGCCGTCAAAAAAGTAGCCTCCAACCTCAAAACCGCCCGGCAACTGGCGCTGCTTTTGAATAAATGGCGGTTTGCCGAAGGCTCCCTCGATTTCGATTTGCCCGAAACCAAAATCATCCTCAATAAGAAAGGCGAGGTTATCGAACTCGGCCACAAAATACGCCTTGAGTCGCATCGCCTTGTCGAGGAATTTATGCTGGCCGCCAACAGGGCGGTCGCGCTCGAAGTCTTTCGAAAGGCTCAGCCGTTTCTTTATCGCGTCCACGATAAACCGGACCTTGAACGCATCAACGAATTCTCGCACCTGATGAAACGCCTCGGGTACAATTTCCCGGTTTCGCCGGATATGAAACCGTTGGCTTTCGCGCGCTTTCTGGATAACATCAAAGATGCCCCCGAGGAAGACTTCATAAACGAACTGATGCTGCGTTCGATGAAAAAAGCGGTCTACCAGCGCGAGAATATAGGGCATTTCGGACTGGCCTTTACCCACTACACCCACTTCACGTCGCCGATCCGGCGCTACCCGGATCTCGTCGTGCACCGCCTGCTTCGCAAACTTGCTGGCGGAAAATATCCGGTCGCCTATGCGCGTAAAGTGACCACTTTCATCGACAGCGTCGGACGCCACTGCTCCGATACCGAACGCACCGCCGAATCGGCCGAGCGCGATGCTGTCAAGGTCAAACAGATGCAGTTCATGAGCAAACACGTCGGCGACCATTTCGAAGGCACCATCTCCGGCGTAACCTCCTACGGCTTCTTCGTGCGTCTCGATAACGTCGCCGTCGAAGGCATGGTCCGGGTGTCGACTATCGATGACGATTACTACCATTTCGACGAGAAGAACTACCGCATGGTCGGCCGTCGCACCGGCCGGACTTTCCGTCTCGGCGGGCGCGTCAAGGTTGGCGTGACGAGAGTCGATACCGTGGCGCAGGAGATGGACCTCTTCGTGATAGAAGAGCCAAAGAAAGCGGCTAAAAAGACCGGCCAAAAGAAAAACAAAAAAGAAAAAGAACGTCAGCCCAAACAGAAGCAGATAAAAAAGAAAAGAAAACAATAA
- a CDS encoding sigma-70 family RNA polymerase sigma factor: protein MAKINRKTGDIIREESDITSVNTEGGKVSEKKLVEAAQNGDKKAYGQLIRLHQKRLFRYIYGLLKSFDATEDIVQEAFVKAFDNIKTFRTEYAFYPWLSTIARNLAYNQIHREEKKESLDELSDKGFNPESTELGPLEKLLNDEGHKRFYQALMTLPVKFRSVFVLRHFEQMDYAAIASYLKIPPGTVDSRLYRARMLLMEKLKDLLDQ from the coding sequence CTGGCGAAAATAAACCGCAAAACGGGTGATATTATTCGGGAAGAAAGCGACATCACTTCTGTAAATACAGAAGGAGGCAAGGTTTCTGAAAAGAAACTGGTCGAGGCGGCCCAGAATGGCGACAAGAAGGCTTACGGTCAACTTATAAGGCTCCACCAGAAACGGCTTTTCAGGTATATCTATGGTTTGCTCAAGTCTTTCGACGCTACCGAAGACATAGTACAGGAAGCATTTGTGAAAGCTTTTGATAACATAAAGACATTCCGCACCGAATACGCGTTCTACCCCTGGCTGTCCACTATCGCTCGCAATCTGGCCTACAACCAGATTCACCGCGAAGAGAAGAAAGAGTCGCTCGATGAACTCAGCGACAAAGGCTTCAACCCCGAAAGCACCGAACTCGGCCCGCTGGAGAAGCTGCTTAACGACGAAGGGCACAAGCGGTTTTACCAGGCTCTGATGACTCTGCCGGTAAAATTCCGCTCGGTGTTCGTGCTGAGGCATTTCGAGCAGATGGATTATGCCGCTATCGCCAGCTACCTGAAAATACCTCCCGGAACGGTGGATTCGCGCCTTTATCGAGCAAGGATGTTGCTTATGGAGAAGCTAAAGGATTTATTGGATCAGTAG
- a CDS encoding lamin tail domain-containing protein, translating to MSAQIIVNEVLANEPGSITSLEWIELYNFGEAVSLDGYELHSDDDIITFPSDVTLGQGEYFIICRRLFATAASQGFESFWGDSSGVWGDTEYESASQTPLEASFSLTNESGSVSLWHNFSEVSSLSWSRSGGDGVSWERVFPLSDSTGQSVHPTGSTPGLLNSLTPAGHDLAIADIHVTPHDGGSIVTFTIANMGLNEVSGAQLCVTDTNGVDTIDVIPVETLKPEDTFDLTGEYLFDRIYTPLAAALSPDDRDRNNSRAFVAVGGDYPPIVLSEFLPNPQVNIYYEWVEIYNHSNETVDMSGWQIGDSVSVHGLCDDCLGIGPGEYVVLVESEEYFRLYNPDFDGTCVEPSSWASLNNEGDIVRLVDSYGVEADRFQYTTAFENNFTWSRMIEGADTGGWGRSLAAGGTPGAPNEVVINAVGSSVKVELSSSYISPDGDGFEDVVDITIEGPEAEYYTARIYDRQGRLVKWLCVKERYLPPPIQWDGLSDAGQRLPIGMYIIYVEAAGVGAVKKPIVVAR from the coding sequence GTGTCGGCTCAGATAATTGTCAACGAGGTTCTGGCCAACGAGCCGGGTTCGATCACCTCGCTGGAGTGGATCGAGCTGTATAATTTCGGCGAGGCGGTATCGCTCGATGGCTACGAGCTTCACAGCGATGATGATATTATAACCTTTCCGTCCGATGTAACACTCGGACAGGGCGAGTACTTCATCATCTGCAGAAGACTTTTTGCCACGGCTGCATCGCAGGGTTTCGAGTCATTCTGGGGCGACAGCTCCGGCGTCTGGGGGGATACCGAATATGAAAGCGCCTCTCAGACTCCCCTTGAGGCATCGTTCTCGCTGACGAACGAGTCCGGCAGCGTGTCGCTCTGGCACAACTTTTCGGAGGTTTCATCGCTCTCGTGGAGCCGCTCCGGTGGCGATGGTGTTTCGTGGGAAAGAGTGTTTCCGCTATCGGATAGTACGGGCCAATCGGTTCATCCGACAGGAAGTACTCCCGGCCTTCTGAATTCATTGACACCCGCCGGACACGACCTGGCCATCGCGGACATACATGTTACTCCGCACGATGGCGGGTCGATAGTAACTTTCACGATTGCCAACATGGGCCTCAATGAGGTCAGCGGAGCACAGTTGTGTGTTACCGACACAAATGGAGTGGATACAATCGATGTCATACCAGTCGAGACGCTGAAACCTGAGGATACGTTTGACCTGACAGGGGAGTACTTATTTGATCGGATATACACTCCGCTCGCCGCCGCCCTGTCGCCCGACGATCGCGATCGCAACAACAGCCGTGCGTTCGTAGCGGTGGGAGGTGATTATCCGCCGATCGTCTTGAGCGAGTTTCTGCCCAACCCGCAAGTTAACATCTACTACGAATGGGTGGAAATATATAATCATTCGAATGAGACAGTAGATATGAGCGGCTGGCAGATCGGGGACTCCGTAAGTGTGCACGGCCTGTGCGATGACTGCCTCGGTATCGGGCCGGGCGAGTATGTCGTTCTCGTCGAGTCCGAAGAGTACTTCCGCCTTTACAACCCGGATTTCGATGGTACGTGCGTGGAGCCATCAAGCTGGGCATCGCTCAATAACGAAGGTGATATAGTCAGGCTCGTCGACAGCTATGGCGTCGAAGCTGACCGTTTCCAATATACCACCGCCTTCGAAAACAATTTCACATGGAGCAGGATGATTGAGGGGGCCGATACCGGAGGATGGGGAAGGTCTCTTGCGGCAGGAGGCACACCGGGTGCGCCCAACGAGGTGGTGATTAATGCAGTCGGGTCATCCGTGAAAGTCGAGCTGTCATCATCGTATATTTCGCCCGACGGCGACGGTTTTGAAGATGTGGTTGATATCACCATAGAAGGTCCTGAAGCGGAATACTACACCGCGAGGATTTATGACCGTCAGGGGAGACTGGTAAAATGGCTGTGCGTGAAGGAGAGATATCTTCCGCCGCCAATCCAATGGGATGGTCTCTCCGATGCCGGACAGAGATTACCGATCGGGATGTACATCATCTATGTTGAGGCAGCCGGAGTGGGCGCGGTCAAGAAACCGATAGTGGTGGCGAGGTGA
- the holA gene encoding DNA polymerase III subunit delta yields MPTPLTLHKDITAGRFKQAYYFFGEEDYRMREAEKFVASQFLPDRQAATNLYKIDGRQTKAPDLMAKLANLPMLGEKQVFFVRDFQSYKPTEITRVLELLSPPDPNRIIIFSSPSTRTPKRNSAFLNSMSKVAEVIEFKRLTFEDTAGQIRGRLQKEGIAINPDALRMLAELLGGSRGAMEVEIGKLINFKSSGETVEIEDIKKISAGYEVFGIFDLADYVVAGNTRKVLQMVRTLLSEGNSPATLTTLMQQHFSSLYLVKHGKNPIGNRDRIVYKLKRQADRYSNERLEDIIIEIADADKMLRHKGIKPETTLEMLAMTLAGENKPQNG; encoded by the coding sequence ATGCCGACTCCCCTGACATTACACAAAGATATCACCGCCGGCCGCTTTAAGCAGGCTTATTACTTTTTTGGTGAAGAGGACTATCGCATGCGCGAGGCGGAAAAATTCGTGGCCTCGCAGTTTCTTCCCGACCGCCAGGCAGCCACCAATCTTTACAAAATCGACGGACGTCAGACCAAAGCGCCGGATTTGATGGCGAAGCTTGCCAACCTGCCCATGCTGGGGGAGAAGCAGGTCTTTTTCGTGCGCGATTTCCAGAGCTACAAACCCACCGAAATCACCCGCGTGCTCGAACTGCTGTCGCCGCCCGACCCGAACCGGATTATAATATTCTCCAGCCCATCGACCCGCACCCCCAAACGAAATTCCGCTTTCCTCAATTCGATGTCAAAAGTGGCCGAGGTTATCGAATTCAAGCGACTCACCTTCGAGGATACCGCCGGCCAGATCCGCGGCAGGCTCCAGAAGGAAGGGATAGCCATCAACCCCGATGCCCTGCGAATGCTGGCCGAGCTTCTCGGCGGAAGTCGCGGAGCTATGGAAGTGGAGATCGGCAAGCTGATAAATTTCAAATCAAGCGGCGAGACGGTCGAAATCGAAGATATCAAAAAGATCTCCGCCGGCTACGAGGTTTTCGGTATCTTCGATCTGGCCGATTATGTCGTCGCCGGAAATACCAGAAAAGTCCTCCAGATGGTGCGTACGCTTCTTTCCGAGGGCAACTCCCCGGCCACGCTGACTACCCTGATGCAGCAGCATTTCAGCTCGCTATACCTTGTCAAGCACGGCAAAAACCCTATTGGAAATCGCGACCGCATCGTCTACAAACTGAAGCGTCAGGCCGATCGCTACTCCAATGAGCGCCTTGAGGATATCATAATCGAAATCGCCGACGCCGATAAAATGCTCCGCCACAAGGGCATCAAGCCGGAAACCACGCTGGAAATGCTGGCCATGACGCTGGCTGGCGAAAATAAACCGCAAAACGGGTGA